A DNA window from Mycolicibacter hiberniae contains the following coding sequences:
- a CDS encoding ankyrin repeat domain-containing protein, with protein MLDPSLLPEEVSAAGHKMADAADAGDWPALFDLLDAVPALNVNQWRPGSPEWITPLHQAARHGAADVVAELVERGALRSLRDARGWTARDTALDQRHPLPLIRLLTPPPSPHSAERVRALDANLEWAIDGTIRTTQIFSALTDRQLRRTLRYPPVAVLHEAPRRSVHVAIPGIASGIRARLRRGYLETESAGRVQVITHRGAVLVTDHTAASGEQAGQVA; from the coding sequence GTGTTGGACCCTTCTCTGCTGCCGGAGGAGGTCAGCGCAGCCGGGCACAAGATGGCCGATGCCGCCGACGCCGGCGACTGGCCGGCCCTGTTCGATCTGCTCGACGCCGTTCCGGCGCTCAACGTCAATCAGTGGCGCCCCGGCAGTCCCGAGTGGATCACGCCGCTGCATCAGGCCGCCCGGCACGGAGCGGCGGATGTCGTTGCCGAACTGGTCGAACGGGGAGCGCTGCGTTCGCTGCGCGACGCCCGGGGCTGGACGGCACGGGACACCGCGCTCGATCAGCGGCACCCGCTGCCGTTGATCAGGTTGCTGACCCCGCCTCCGTCGCCGCATTCCGCTGAGCGGGTCCGCGCACTGGACGCCAACCTGGAGTGGGCCATCGACGGCACCATTCGCACCACCCAGATCTTTTCCGCTCTCACCGACCGCCAACTGCGCCGCACCCTGCGCTACCCGCCGGTCGCGGTGCTGCACGAAGCGCCCCGGCGGTCGGTGCACGTCGCAATTCCCGGGATAGCCAGCGGTATCCGCGCGCGGTTGCGCCGCGGCTACCTGGAAACCGAGAGCGCCGGCCGGGTGCAGGTGATCACCCACCGCGGCGCGGTGCTGGTCACCGACCACACGGCGGCCTCCGGCGAGCAGGCCGGGCAGGTAGCGTGA